CTTCACGGATAATATCAAGAACATCTTCCGGGAAGCCGCTTGGGAAGGCATAGTGAAGACGAATCCATTCCACACCTTCTACTTTTACCAATTCTTTTAAAAGATCACCCAACGCTCTTTTTTTATAAAGATCCAACCCATAATAAGTAAGATCCTGAGCGATAAGAATTAATTCTTTTGTTCCTTTTTTTGCCAGTTTCTGAGCTTCTGAAACCAACTTTTCGATAGGTGTTGAAATATGTCCTCCTCTCATCAATGGGATTGCACAGAAAGAGCATGGTCTGTCGCAGCCTTCAGAAATTTTAAGGTATGCGTAATGTTTAGGAGTTGTTGTTAATCTTTCTCCTACCAGCTCATGTTTATAATCTGCTCCAAGGTGCTTTAAAAGTACCGGAAGGTCTCTGGTTCCGAAATATTGATCTACATCCGGGATTTCTTTGATCAAATCCGGTTTATATCTTTCGGATAAACATCCTGTAACGAATACTTTTTCAACCTCGCCTCTGTTTTTAGCGTCCACATAATCAAGGATAGTATTGATAGACTCTTCTTTAGCATTATCAATAAATCCGCAGGTATTGATGACAACAATGTCCCCACGGTCTTCGTGAACCACTTCTTTGCCATTGGCCTTCAGCTGGCTCATTAATACTTCAGAATCATATACATTCTTGGAACATCCAAGAGTGACTACATTGATTTTCTTCTTCCCTACAGATTTTGTACGCATCGTTTTGATTTTGAGTCTGCAAAGATACAAAATATTGGAGAGTTAAGATTAAAAAAGTAAAAACCACTTTATAAAAGTGGTTTTCAGGGATATGCTTTAAAAGTTTTTTTCTTTAAATCCAGGAGCGTTCTCGTCTTTTTCAGAAAGGATGGCATCTTTTTCGTCTACCTTCCAGTCGATATCAAGATCGGGATCATTGAATTTTACACTGCCTTCTGATTCTTTGTTGTAAAAATTGTCACATTTATAAGAAAATACAGCGTGGGTACTCAGCACAGAAAACCCGTGCCCAAAACCTCGCGGTACATAAAGCTGTAATTTATTTTCAGCAGTAAGTTCTATTCCGAACCATTTTCCAAATGTAGGAGAATCCTCTCTAAGGTCTACAGCCACGTCCCAGACGCTTCCTTCAAGACAAGAAACTAATTTTGCCTGAGCATGTTCTCCTTTCTGAAGATGTAATCCTCTTAATACTCCATAGGAAGATTTGGAAATATTATCCTGTACAAAGTGCCCGTTCATTCCGGTAAGTTCCTCGAATTTTTTTTCGTTGAACTTTTCAAAGAAGTATCCTCTTTCATCCTCAAATATGGTAGGCTCTATGATGTAGCAGTCTTTAAGCGGGGTTTCTTTAATTTTCATAATAGTTAAAAACTCTATTTCAATGTGGTTATTAATGTTTTAAACAAAATTTTTGTATCGTTTTTAAAAGACATATTTTCAAAATAGTCCAGATTCATTTTTACTTTGTTCGGAAATAATACTTCATCATTATATGTTAAAGGATCTTTCTGGTTTTTCAGAAGATTTTCTTCATCTCTGTATTTGATGCTCGCTTCACAGGTAAGCCCGGGTTTGAGTTCCAAGACTTTTCTATCTGCTCCGGCGAGTTTGTCATAATACCCTTCGATATCCGGTCTGGGACCGACAAAACTCATTTCGCCTTTTAAAATATTAAACAATTGCGGAAATTCATCCAGCTTGAATTTTCTGAGTGTCTGCCCTACTTTTGAGCATGTTCTCGTCTCTTCATGAATTGTTTTAAATTTAAAAATGGTAAAAGGTTTTCCATACTGCCCTATTCGGGTCTGAAAAAAAATTCCATTGGAAGAGGTGTCCCAACTTGCAATCACAAATAAAATGATCAGTACCGGCATAAGAAAGAAGATCAATATTGCCGCTAGGGTAAAATCAAAAACCGCTTTCCAATATGTATACTGATTCATTAAATTCGATGATATTAAATTCCAAAGTAAGTATGCACTACTTTTGTGATT
This region of Chryseobacterium culicis genomic DNA includes:
- the rimO gene encoding 30S ribosomal protein S12 methylthiotransferase RimO; this translates as MRTKSVGKKKINVVTLGCSKNVYDSEVLMSQLKANGKEVVHEDRGDIVVINTCGFIDNAKEESINTILDYVDAKNRGEVEKVFVTGCLSERYKPDLIKEIPDVDQYFGTRDLPVLLKHLGADYKHELVGERLTTTPKHYAYLKISEGCDRPCSFCAIPLMRGGHISTPIEKLVSEAQKLAKKGTKELILIAQDLTYYGLDLYKKRALGDLLKELVKVEGVEWIRLHYAFPSGFPEDVLDIIREEPKVCNYIDIPLQHINSDLLKSMKRGTTHEKTDALLGKFREKVPDMAIRTTLIVGYPGETEERFQELKDWVREQKFDRLGCFTYSHEENTTAHVLEDDIPQEVKEARVEEIMELQSQISWEKNQEKIGKVFRCIFDRKEGNYFIGRTEYDSPDVDNTVLVSAEDTYISIGEFADVKITSAEEFDLYGELV
- the rfbC gene encoding dTDP-4-dehydrorhamnose 3,5-epimerase, with product MKIKETPLKDCYIIEPTIFEDERGYFFEKFNEKKFEELTGMNGHFVQDNISKSSYGVLRGLHLQKGEHAQAKLVSCLEGSVWDVAVDLREDSPTFGKWFGIELTAENKLQLYVPRGFGHGFSVLSTHAVFSYKCDNFYNKESEGSVKFNDPDLDIDWKVDEKDAILSEKDENAPGFKEKNF
- a CDS encoding sugar transferase translates to MNQYTYWKAVFDFTLAAILIFFLMPVLIILFVIASWDTSSNGIFFQTRIGQYGKPFTIFKFKTIHEETRTCSKVGQTLRKFKLDEFPQLFNILKGEMSFVGPRPDIEGYYDKLAGADRKVLELKPGLTCEASIKYRDEENLLKNQKDPLTYNDEVLFPNKVKMNLDYFENMSFKNDTKILFKTLITTLK